In Micromonospora sp. NBC_01813, the following are encoded in one genomic region:
- a CDS encoding YidC/Oxa1 family membrane protein insertase, which yields MPAVLSAVPRAFGPFDSVVVHASDLVASLATLLAPMAGAQAAAAAIIVVTIALRLLLSPLTWLQIRAEVRRTALAPQVRQLRRRHADDPQRLAAETMALYRSAGASPFAGCLPALAQAPFFVLMYQLVTRPADAGGGLLADSFLGVGLGSHLGQVSSVTEAGVFGLLLVVVALAARSMSRRMRRTLAAQADSTSGPAESRDGSPGTTAAESVTASVGRLLPLLPYAMVVIVLVVPLAAGLYLATTTGWTAIEQAVLRRAVTSTEVDKDGSATYNS from the coding sequence ATGCCTGCTGTCCTGTCCGCCGTTCCCCGTGCCTTCGGTCCGTTCGACTCCGTCGTGGTCCACGCCAGTGACCTCGTCGCCAGCCTGGCGACCCTGCTCGCCCCGATGGCCGGGGCGCAGGCCGCCGCCGCCGCCATCATCGTCGTCACCATCGCCCTGCGGCTGCTGCTCAGCCCGCTCACCTGGCTGCAGATCCGGGCCGAGGTGCGCCGCACCGCGCTCGCCCCGCAGGTACGCCAGTTGCGCCGCCGCCACGCCGACGATCCGCAACGGCTCGCCGCCGAGACGATGGCGCTGTACCGGTCGGCCGGTGCGTCGCCGTTCGCCGGTTGCCTGCCGGCGTTGGCGCAGGCGCCGTTTTTCGTGCTGATGTACCAACTGGTGACCCGGCCGGCCGACGCGGGCGGCGGTCTGCTCGCCGACTCCTTCCTCGGGGTCGGCTTGGGTAGCCATCTCGGGCAGGTGTCCAGTGTGACCGAGGCCGGTGTCTTCGGCCTGTTGCTGGTCGTGGTGGCGCTGGCGGCCCGGTCGATGTCGCGCCGGATGCGCCGCACGCTGGCCGCCCAGGCCGATTCCACCAGCGGCCCGGCCGAGTCGCGGGACGGCTCGCCGGGCACGACGGCGGCCGAGTCGGTGACCGCGAGCGTCGGCCGGTTGCTGCCGCTGCTGCCGTACGCCATGGTCGTGATCGTGCTGGTGGTGCCGTTGGCCGCCGGTCTCTACCTGGCGACCACGACCGGCTGGACGGCGATCGAGCAGGCGGTGCTGCGGCGGGCGGTGACATCGACCGAGGTTGACAAGGATGGCTCGGCGACGTACAACTCCTGA